The following nucleotide sequence is from Cytophagia bacterium CHB2.
ACGCCGAAGCAAAAATGAATATGCGTTTTCTTTAAATAGCCCGGCCGGCATCATCATGCGTGTGCTGGTGTTCATCCCGGCAGCAAACGCGACTGTGCAAGCGAGCAGCTCCGGCAAATCCGTGAATATCAAAAACAAAAACGAAGGCAAGCTTTATTGGATGGAATTTGAAAACCCGGGGCCGGGCGTTGACGTGAAATGGACTTGGGAAGCCACTGCCCTCGGACAGGAAACGACGACGAAGTAATGGCACTGATGTTCAGAAGGCGAATACGCGCGACCATACGTTAATATAATAAGCCGCTTTGCAGACAAGCTGCAAAGCAAAGCTTCTGTGAAGCAGCAAAAAATTACTCAGCGAAATACACCGAAGTCACCGAGCCTCGCAAAAAACTTTGACAGGATGATTTATCTGCAGAATTATTCGTCATAGACTTTCAAAATTTTATTCTAAAGCTAATCGCATATTAGCCTTCATTCGTGATTTGAGATAATGAGACAGCCCGAATCAATCAATGCAAGCGTACACTCCGCCTTGCTTTGTTCAATTCGGGCTGTTTTATTTTAAATCGGAGAAGCGATTATACGAACCACTTTTCTCCGTTGGCTTTGCCGCGGTACGCGTCACACTTTATAAAACACGATCGGACACACCACCGTCAATGAGCCGCTGGCAATAACATCATACTTCCAGCGTTTGATTGCGTCGATAATTTCATTCTGAAGTTCCGCGATCGGGATTTCGGAGCTGAGCACCACCGCTTTGGCAACCGTGCCGTCGGCATTGATGGTGATCTCGACCTGCACTTTGCCGCCGATCTCCGGGTTGGTTTTGAGATATTTATTGTAAATGTATTGCAAGCGGCCCATGTTCTTCATCAGCACGCTGCGCAGGGATTCTTCACTGCGCGCGCCCAGCGCCTCTTGCGAGCCGCCGGTTTTGCTCATGGTTTCCACCTTCACGCGCGCGGCTTTTTCCAGCTTCACTTTCTTTTGCGAGCCAACATCGCCGGCGAGAATCTCATCGATCTTCGCGCCGCCGCCGCCCTCGCCTTCGCCGATCAAGCTCGCCGCGAGAATGTCATTCGGATCCGCGCCGCTACCGCCGGATTTTGCGCGGCCGCCGGCCGTCAGCTTTGTGTTGGTCGTCACGCTGGTTAACTGCGTCGCCAAACCCTGATCCAAAAGGCCGTCGATGACATTGCTGGCATTGTCGCTCGCGCCACTGCCGGTGAGCAAGGCCAACGCCGCCATCTCTTCAAGATTCACGCCCTGGCCGGAATTTTCCTTTTTCTCGCCATAACCTTGATTGCGTTTGCCCTCACGTTCTTTGGTCGAGCCGTCTTCCGCGCCCTTGTCCTCTTCTTTTTCTTCTTTCTTTTCTTCCGCGCCGGTTTTGGCGGTCGTGGCTTGCGCGAGTTGAGGCGCGGGCGGCGGCGGCTCCTCGGCCTTGGGAATAAATTTGCTAATGCGGCGCACGATTTGTTCCATCGGCATATCTTGTTTCGGCGGCTCGAATGGAATCGTGCTGAGCCAATAAGACGCGCCGGTATTCAGCACGAGCAGGCCCGCCAGAATCGAGCGAAACAGCCCGTCCTCTTTCAAATTCTTCAAAAATGCCCGCGCCGGCGAAAAACCGGAGAAGTCGAGCATTTCGGCGGGTGCATTGTCAAAGGCAAAATCGATGCGGATATCATGAAGATGAACATATCCGACTTTACCGGGCGTCAACGAAATATAGGGATACCCGTCGCGTTTGGGCAACAGGCCTTGGGAAAGCAAGTCTGTAAAGTTCAGCCGCGTGTTTTCTTGCACAACTTCACCGCGGCAGCCGTCCAGCAAACGCAGCTCGTAGCCGTTGCCGTTGGGCACGAACATGTTCATTTTCTTGGGAAAGCCGCTGCCGAAAAGCACGATATCGTTGTCCGGGCCCAGGCCGACGCTCAACGCTTCTTTCGGACGCAAATGCCGCACGCGCACGTCGCCGTTGCATTCGATGCGCAGCCTTAAATGTTGGATTCCTGCCATTCTATTTCAATCAATTTGTGAATTCACCAGTCATCACGAGGGATTGCCGTACACCAGCAGTTCCATGTTGTTGTAGCCGGTCACACCGCAGGTCGCCATCACACGTTTGATGATCGCAAACGCCATGTCGCGGTCGCTCATGATCACGACTTTGCCGTGAAAACCAAAGCGTTCATCCTGTTTGCCCAACGCTTCCGCAATGGATTTCTGATCCAACAAAGCGGCCTGCAGTTCTGGAATTTGCAAACTCGCGCCGAGATCAAGATCATCGATTTTGACCAACGGCTTATCATCCAGCATGATCCATTCTTTCGTCACACTGATGATGGGCGCCGGTTTGGGTTTGATGGTGCTGATCGATTTCGGCAGCGTAAGCTCGGGGCTTACGGTCACAAACTGGCCCTCCGAAGAAAAGCTTTTCAAGAGGAACACCAGCAAAATCGTGAACATGTCCATCATCGAGGTCAGGCGCAACGAAAGATTGAGGCCTTTATTGCTGCGGCCGACTTTCTTGAAACCGCCGGCAGAATGTCCTAGTTTTATC
It contains:
- a CDS encoding biopolymer transporter ExbD, whose amino-acid sequence is MIKLGHSAGGFKKVGRSNKGLNLSLRLTSMMDMFTILLVFLLKSFSSEGQFVTVSPELTLPKSISTIKPKPAPIISVTKEWIMLDDKPLVKIDDLDLGASLQIPELQAALLDQKSIAEALGKQDERFGFHGKVVIMSDRDMAFAIIKRVMATCGVTGYNNMELLVYGNPS
- a CDS encoding TonB family protein, with amino-acid sequence MAGIQHLRLRIECNGDVRVRHLRPKEALSVGLGPDNDIVLFGSGFPKKMNMFVPNGNGYELRLLDGCRGEVVQENTRLNFTDLLSQGLLPKRDGYPYISLTPGKVGYVHLHDIRIDFAFDNAPAEMLDFSGFSPARAFLKNLKEDGLFRSILAGLLVLNTGASYWLSTIPFEPPKQDMPMEQIVRRISKFIPKAEEPPPPAPQLAQATTAKTGAEEKKEEKEEDKGAEDGSTKEREGKRNQGYGEKKENSGQGVNLEEMAALALLTGSGASDNASNVIDGLLDQGLATQLTSVTTNTKLTAGGRAKSGGSGADPNDILAASLIGEGEGGGGAKIDEILAGDVGSQKKVKLEKAARVKVETMSKTGGSQEALGARSEESLRSVLMKNMGRLQYIYNKYLKTNPEIGGKVQVEITINADGTVAKAVVLSSEIPIAELQNEIIDAIKRWKYDVIASGSLTVVCPIVFYKV